One part of the Nostoc sp. PCC 7120 = FACHB-418 genome encodes these proteins:
- a CDS encoding Maf family protein, giving the protein MKTPQFILASASPARRRLLQTVGIEPIVSPSDFDESQIQETEPGKLVQILAQCKAETVAPQFPSGLVMGCDSVLAIDGKIHGKPIDADEAIARWQLMRGQVGDLYTGHVLIDKIQNRTLVKYQVTKVYFANISDRTIQAYVATGEPLKCAGAFALEGFGSLFIEKIAGCHSNVIGLSLPLLRQMLEELNYDVTDFWK; this is encoded by the coding sequence ATGAAAACTCCGCAATTTATATTAGCTTCTGCTTCTCCGGCGCGTCGCCGCTTGCTGCAAACGGTGGGTATTGAACCAATAGTTAGCCCTAGTGATTTTGATGAGTCGCAAATCCAAGAAACTGAACCCGGAAAGTTGGTGCAAATTCTCGCTCAATGTAAGGCGGAAACGGTAGCGCCACAGTTTCCATCAGGGTTGGTGATGGGGTGCGATTCGGTGTTGGCTATTGATGGTAAAATTCACGGTAAGCCAATAGATGCGGATGAAGCGATCGCTCGTTGGCAATTGATGCGAGGTCAGGTTGGCGACCTCTACACAGGTCATGTTTTAATTGATAAAATACAAAATCGCACTTTAGTAAAGTATCAAGTAACAAAAGTTTACTTTGCTAATATTAGCGATCGCACTATTCAAGCCTATGTTGCCACAGGTGAACCCCTCAAGTGTGCAGGTGCTTTTGCCTTAGAAGGTTTTGGTAGTTTATTTATAGAAAAAATCGCCGGTTGTCACAGCAATGTTATTGGCTTGAGTTTACCCCTGCTTCGACAAATGCTAGAAGAATTAAATTACGATGTCACTGATTTTTGGAAGTAG